From the Cervus elaphus chromosome 20, mCerEla1.1, whole genome shotgun sequence genome, one window contains:
- the PRPF3 gene encoding U4/U6 small nuclear ribonucleoprotein Prp3 isoform X2, which produces MLTKLQIKQMMEAATRQIEERKKQLSFISPPTPQPKTPSSSQPERLPIGNTIQPSQAATFMNDAIEKARKAAELQARIQAQLALKPGLIGNANMVGLANLHAMGIAPPKVELKDQTKPTPLILDEQGRTVDATGKEIELTHRMPTLKANIRAVKREQFKQQLKEKPSEDMESNTFFDPRVSIAPSQRQRRTFKFHDKGKFEKIAQRLRTKAQLEKLQAEISQAARKTGIHTSTRLALIAPKKELKEGDIPEIEWWDSYIIPNGFDLTEENPKREDYFGITNLVEHPAQLNPPVDNDTPVTLGVYLTKKEQKKLRRQTRREAQKELQEKVRLGLMPPPEPKVRISNLMRVLGTEAVQDPTKVEAHVRAQMAKRQKAHEEANAARKLTAEQRKVKKIKKLKEDISQGVHISVYRVRNLSNPAKKFKIEANAGQLYLTGVVVLHKDVNVVVVEGGPKAQKKFKRLMLHRIKWDEQTSNTKGDDDEESDEEAVKKTNKCVLVWEGTAKDRSFGEMKFKQCPTENMAREHFKKHGAEHYWDLALSESVLESTD; this is translated from the exons atgctgACTAAGCTCCAG ATCAAACAGATGATGGAGGCAGCAACACGGCAAAttgaggaaaggaaaaagcaacTGAGCTTCATTAGCCCCCCTACACCTCAG CCAAAGACTCCTTCATCCTCCCAACCAGAGCGACTTCCAATTGGCAACACTATTCAGCCCTCCCAGGCCGCCACTTTCATGAATGATGCCATAGAGAAGGCAAGGAAAGCAGCTGAACTACAAGCCCGCATCCAAGCCCAGCTGGCACTGAAGCCAGGGCTCATCGGCAATGCCAACATGGTGGGCCTGGCCAATCTCCATGCTATGGGCATTGCTCCCCC GAAGGTGGAGTTAAAAGATCAAACTAAACCTACACCACTGATTCTTGATGAACAAGGTCGAACTGTAGATGCAACAGGCAAGGAGATTGAGCTGACACACAGAATGCCGACTCTGAAGGCCAATATTCGGGCTGTGAAGAGAGAACAGTTCAAGCAACAGCTAAAAGAAAAGCCATCAGAAGACATGGAATCTAATACCTTTTTTGATCCACGAGTCTCAATTGCCCCTTCCCAGCGCCAGAGACGCACTTTTAAATTCCATGACAAGGGCAAATTTGAAAAGATTGCCCAACGATTACGGACAAAG GCTCAACTAGAGAAGCTGCAGGCAGAGATCTCACAGGCTGCTCGAAAAACAGGCATTCATACTTCAACTAGACTGGCCCTCATTGCTCCTAAGAAGGAATTGAAGGAAGGCGACATCCCTGAAATTGAGTGGTGGGACTCTTACATCATCCCCAATGGCTTTGACCT TACAGAGGAAAATCCCAAGAGAGAAGATTATTTTGGAATCACAAATCTTGTTGAACATCCAGCCCAGCTCAACCCTCCAG TTGACAATGACACACCAGTTACTCTGGGAGTATATCTGACCAAGAAGGAACAGAAGAAACTTCGACGGCAGACGAGGAGGGAAGCGCAGAAGGAGCTACAAGAGAAGGTCAGGCTGGGCCTGATGCCTCCTCCAGAACCCAAAG TGAGAATTTCAAATTTGATGCGAGTATTAGGAACAGAAGCTGTTCAAGACCCCACGAAGGTAGAAGCCCATGTCAGAGCTCAGATGGCAAAAAGACAGAA AGCGCATGAAGAGGCCAATGCTGCCCGAAAACTTACAGCAGAACAGAGAAaggtcaagaaaattaaaaagcttaAAGAAGACATTTCACAGGGGGTACACATATCTGTATATAG agttcGAAATTTGAGCAACCCAGCCAAGAAGTTCAAGATTGAGGCCAATGCTGGGCAGCTGTACCTGACAGGGGTGGTGGTACTGCACAAGGATGTCAACGTGGTAGTAGTGGAAGGGG GCCCCAAGGCCCAGAAGAAATTTAAGCGTCTCATGCTGCATCGGATAAAGTGGGATGAACAGACATCTAACACAAAGGGAGATG ATGATGAGGAATCTGATGAGGAAGCTGTGAAGAAAACCAACAAATGTGTACTAGTCTGGGAG GGTACAGCCAAAGACCGGAGCTTTGGGGAGATGAAGTTCAAACAGTGCCCTACAGAGAACATGGCTCGGGAGCATTTCAAAAAGCATGGGGCTGAGCACTACTGGGACCTGGCGCTGAGTGAATCTGTGTTGGAGTCCACCGACTGA
- the PRPF3 gene encoding U4/U6 small nuclear ribonucleoprotein Prp3 isoform X1 produces MALSKRELDELKPWIEKTVKRVLGFSEPTVVTAALNCVGKGMDKKKAADHLKPFLDDSTLRFVDKLFEAVEEGRSSRHSKSSSDRSRKRELKEVFGDDSEISKESSGVKKRRIPRFEEVEEEPEVIPGPPSESPGMLTKLQIKQMMEAATRQIEERKKQLSFISPPTPQPKTPSSSQPERLPIGNTIQPSQAATFMNDAIEKARKAAELQARIQAQLALKPGLIGNANMVGLANLHAMGIAPPKVELKDQTKPTPLILDEQGRTVDATGKEIELTHRMPTLKANIRAVKREQFKQQLKEKPSEDMESNTFFDPRVSIAPSQRQRRTFKFHDKGKFEKIAQRLRTKAQLEKLQAEISQAARKTGIHTSTRLALIAPKKELKEGDIPEIEWWDSYIIPNGFDLTEENPKREDYFGITNLVEHPAQLNPPVDNDTPVTLGVYLTKKEQKKLRRQTRREAQKELQEKVRLGLMPPPEPKVRISNLMRVLGTEAVQDPTKVEAHVRAQMAKRQKAHEEANAARKLTAEQRKVKKIKKLKEDISQGVHISVYRVRNLSNPAKKFKIEANAGQLYLTGVVVLHKDVNVVVVEGGPKAQKKFKRLMLHRIKWDEQTSNTKGDDDEESDEEAVKKTNKCVLVWEGTAKDRSFGEMKFKQCPTENMAREHFKKHGAEHYWDLALSESVLESTD; encoded by the exons ATGGCGCTATCTAAGAGGGAGCTGGATGAACTGAAACCATGGATAGAGAAGACAGTGAAGAGGGTGCTGGGTTTCTCAGAGCCCACAGTGGTCACAGCAGCACTGAACTGTGTGGGGAAGGGCATGGACAAGAAGAAAGCAGCTG aCCATCTGAAACCTTTTCTTGATGATTCTACTCTCCGATTTGTGGACAAACTGTTTGAAGCTGTGGAGGAAGGCCGAAGCTCTAGGCATTCCAAGTCCAGCAGTGACCGGAGCAGGAAACGAGAGCTAAAG GAAGTGTTTGGTGATGACTCTGAGATCTCCAAGGAATCATCAGGAGTAAAGAAGCGACGGATACCCCGTTTTGAGGAGGTAGAAGAGGAGCCAGAAGTGATCCCTGGGCCTCCTTCagagagtcctggcatgctgACTAAGCTCCAG ATCAAACAGATGATGGAGGCAGCAACACGGCAAAttgaggaaaggaaaaagcaacTGAGCTTCATTAGCCCCCCTACACCTCAG CCAAAGACTCCTTCATCCTCCCAACCAGAGCGACTTCCAATTGGCAACACTATTCAGCCCTCCCAGGCCGCCACTTTCATGAATGATGCCATAGAGAAGGCAAGGAAAGCAGCTGAACTACAAGCCCGCATCCAAGCCCAGCTGGCACTGAAGCCAGGGCTCATCGGCAATGCCAACATGGTGGGCCTGGCCAATCTCCATGCTATGGGCATTGCTCCCCC GAAGGTGGAGTTAAAAGATCAAACTAAACCTACACCACTGATTCTTGATGAACAAGGTCGAACTGTAGATGCAACAGGCAAGGAGATTGAGCTGACACACAGAATGCCGACTCTGAAGGCCAATATTCGGGCTGTGAAGAGAGAACAGTTCAAGCAACAGCTAAAAGAAAAGCCATCAGAAGACATGGAATCTAATACCTTTTTTGATCCACGAGTCTCAATTGCCCCTTCCCAGCGCCAGAGACGCACTTTTAAATTCCATGACAAGGGCAAATTTGAAAAGATTGCCCAACGATTACGGACAAAG GCTCAACTAGAGAAGCTGCAGGCAGAGATCTCACAGGCTGCTCGAAAAACAGGCATTCATACTTCAACTAGACTGGCCCTCATTGCTCCTAAGAAGGAATTGAAGGAAGGCGACATCCCTGAAATTGAGTGGTGGGACTCTTACATCATCCCCAATGGCTTTGACCT TACAGAGGAAAATCCCAAGAGAGAAGATTATTTTGGAATCACAAATCTTGTTGAACATCCAGCCCAGCTCAACCCTCCAG TTGACAATGACACACCAGTTACTCTGGGAGTATATCTGACCAAGAAGGAACAGAAGAAACTTCGACGGCAGACGAGGAGGGAAGCGCAGAAGGAGCTACAAGAGAAGGTCAGGCTGGGCCTGATGCCTCCTCCAGAACCCAAAG TGAGAATTTCAAATTTGATGCGAGTATTAGGAACAGAAGCTGTTCAAGACCCCACGAAGGTAGAAGCCCATGTCAGAGCTCAGATGGCAAAAAGACAGAA AGCGCATGAAGAGGCCAATGCTGCCCGAAAACTTACAGCAGAACAGAGAAaggtcaagaaaattaaaaagcttaAAGAAGACATTTCACAGGGGGTACACATATCTGTATATAG agttcGAAATTTGAGCAACCCAGCCAAGAAGTTCAAGATTGAGGCCAATGCTGGGCAGCTGTACCTGACAGGGGTGGTGGTACTGCACAAGGATGTCAACGTGGTAGTAGTGGAAGGGG GCCCCAAGGCCCAGAAGAAATTTAAGCGTCTCATGCTGCATCGGATAAAGTGGGATGAACAGACATCTAACACAAAGGGAGATG ATGATGAGGAATCTGATGAGGAAGCTGTGAAGAAAACCAACAAATGTGTACTAGTCTGGGAG GGTACAGCCAAAGACCGGAGCTTTGGGGAGATGAAGTTCAAACAGTGCCCTACAGAGAACATGGCTCGGGAGCATTTCAAAAAGCATGGGGCTGAGCACTACTGGGACCTGGCGCTGAGTGAATCTGTGTTGGAGTCCACCGACTGA